The following are from one region of the Streptomyces fradiae genome:
- a CDS encoding cupin domain-containing protein, with the protein MTGIVSRSFDSADETRPFEGGKGRMDLLNTDSGAVGRAVFEPGWKWSEHVKPIAGTDSCQAHHVGYIVSGRITVVMDDGETADLTPGNFYEVQPGHDAWVVGDEPCVALDWVGFVDYAKAAGS; encoded by the coding sequence ATGACCGGAATCGTTTCCAGGAGCTTCGACTCCGCAGACGAGACCCGTCCCTTCGAGGGCGGCAAGGGCAGGATGGACCTGCTGAACACGGACAGCGGAGCGGTGGGCCGGGCCGTGTTCGAGCCGGGCTGGAAGTGGTCCGAACACGTGAAGCCGATCGCCGGCACCGACAGTTGTCAGGCGCACCACGTCGGCTACATCGTCAGCGGCCGTATCACCGTGGTCATGGACGACGGCGAGACCGCCGACCTGACCCCCGGCAACTTCTACGAGGTCCAGCCGGGCCATGACGCCTGGGTGGTCGGCGACGAACCCTGTGTGGCCCTCGACTGGGTCGGCTTCGTCGACTACGCGAAGGCCGCCGGATCCTGA
- a CDS encoding GNAT family N-acetyltransferase produces the protein MPQLITPTTRLHASWLAARAEWNAGDHQAGGGVWLVAEQELADPDVFAAWVGRLCAMSDRSRTLPAGQVHDTHWWIVEDDTYLGAIDLRHELNDFLLQAGGHIGYSVRPSARRRGLATWALGAVLAEGRAFGLDRVLLTCDDTNTASARTIERNGGVLEDVRETELGRKRRYWIEL, from the coding sequence ATGCCGCAGCTGATCACCCCCACGACCCGACTCCACGCCTCCTGGCTGGCGGCCCGTGCCGAGTGGAACGCCGGTGATCACCAGGCCGGAGGCGGCGTATGGCTCGTCGCCGAGCAGGAGCTAGCCGACCCCGATGTCTTCGCCGCCTGGGTCGGGCGGCTGTGCGCGATGTCCGACCGTTCCCGGACCCTGCCGGCCGGCCAGGTGCACGACACCCACTGGTGGATCGTCGAGGACGACACGTACCTCGGCGCGATCGACCTGCGCCACGAACTCAACGACTTTCTCCTCCAGGCCGGCGGCCACATCGGCTACAGCGTGCGCCCCTCCGCCCGCCGCCGCGGCCTCGCCACCTGGGCGCTCGGCGCGGTCCTGGCGGAGGGCCGCGCCTTCGGGCTCGACCGTGTGCTGCTCACCTGCGACGACACCAACACCGCCTCCGCCCGCACGATCGAGCGGAACGGGGGAGTCCTGGAGGACGTCCGCGAGACCGAGCTCGGCCGCAAGCGGCGCTACTGGATCGAGCTGTAG
- a CDS encoding DinB family protein has protein sequence MTRDHRIPTPRTADERATLTAMLQFQRDTLAMKCEGLTPEQLRTRAIAPSGLSLLGLVRHAAEVERGWFRNVMGGEHSRSPWTPPGATDWADFDVDDADVDEAFAVWRAECARARHFVDAAPSLDVTGSLGDETYSLRYVLAHMIEEYARHNGHADLLRERIDGRTGE, from the coding sequence ATGACCCGAGACCACCGGATACCGACGCCCCGTACCGCCGACGAGCGCGCCACGCTCACCGCCATGCTCCAGTTCCAGCGCGACACCCTGGCGATGAAGTGCGAAGGCCTCACCCCCGAGCAGCTCAGGACCCGGGCGATCGCCCCCTCCGGGCTCTCGTTGCTCGGTCTCGTACGGCATGCGGCCGAGGTGGAACGGGGCTGGTTCCGCAATGTCATGGGCGGTGAGCACAGCCGCAGCCCGTGGACCCCGCCCGGCGCCACCGACTGGGCCGACTTCGACGTGGACGACGCCGACGTCGACGAGGCCTTCGCCGTCTGGCGCGCCGAGTGCGCCCGGGCCCGCCACTTCGTCGACGCCGCCCCGAGCCTCGACGTCACCGGCAGCCTCGGCGACGAGACGTACTCGCTGCGCTATGTCCTCGCCCACATGATCGAGGAGTACGCCCGCCACAACGGCCACGCCGACCTGCTGCGCGAGCGCATCGACGGCCGCACGGGCGAGTAG
- a CDS encoding sulfatase-like hydrolase/transferase: MPTSHPRVIVVLTDQQRWDTTGAHGNPAGVTPEFDRLAREGTLVEQAITPNPVCAPARAALQTGRFPTATGVHRNGLPLGADVPTLAGAFRAAGYVTGYIGKWHLAGERHPDGPVPPERRGGYEKWLASDRLEFTSDAYRTVLYDEAGEPVRLPGYRSDGLVDAAIRFVADHHERPFLLFLSLLEPHHQNATDDYPAPAGYRERFEGRWLPPDLAALSPGAAQGGAHRHIGGYLGQIKRVDEGVGRLRDCLRSLGIEDDTVLAWTADHGSHFRTRNGEYKRSAHEASVRVPFVLTGPGFRGGGRIRQPVSTVDLMPTLLDAAGLPVPASVHGRSLRPLVGGGSELDRPFSVFVQLSEDVIGRAVRTDRWKYVVTAPDGPDGPDAWHERAADRYRETELYDLAADPYELENLVGLTSHRRVADGLRDALGTWLKEVEGAAPVIEAARPRTLDQRSPFSFPEHRVPWEGVRFGHA, encoded by the coding sequence ATGCCGACGAGTCATCCCCGCGTCATCGTGGTCCTCACCGATCAGCAGCGGTGGGACACCACGGGCGCGCACGGCAATCCCGCCGGGGTCACGCCCGAGTTCGACCGGCTGGCACGCGAGGGGACGCTGGTCGAGCAGGCGATCACCCCGAATCCGGTGTGCGCCCCGGCGCGGGCCGCGCTGCAGACCGGGCGGTTCCCGACGGCGACCGGGGTGCACCGGAACGGGCTGCCGCTCGGTGCGGACGTGCCGACCCTCGCGGGGGCGTTCCGGGCGGCGGGGTACGTCACGGGGTACATCGGGAAGTGGCATCTGGCGGGCGAGCGGCACCCGGACGGGCCGGTGCCGCCGGAGCGGCGCGGCGGGTACGAGAAGTGGCTCGCCTCGGACCGGCTCGAGTTCACGTCCGACGCCTACCGGACCGTGCTGTACGACGAGGCGGGCGAGCCGGTACGGCTGCCGGGATACCGGTCGGACGGGCTTGTCGACGCGGCGATCCGGTTCGTCGCCGACCACCACGAGCGCCCGTTCCTGCTCTTCCTGTCGCTCCTGGAGCCGCACCACCAGAACGCGACGGACGACTACCCGGCACCGGCCGGCTACCGCGAGCGCTTCGAGGGGCGGTGGCTGCCGCCGGACCTCGCGGCGCTCAGCCCGGGCGCGGCGCAGGGCGGCGCGCACCGGCACATCGGCGGCTACCTGGGCCAGATCAAGCGGGTCGACGAGGGCGTGGGGCGGCTGCGCGACTGTCTGCGCAGCCTCGGCATCGAGGACGACACCGTCCTCGCGTGGACGGCCGACCACGGCTCGCACTTCCGCACCCGCAACGGCGAGTACAAGCGCTCGGCCCACGAGGCCTCCGTCCGCGTGCCGTTCGTGCTCACCGGCCCCGGCTTCCGGGGCGGCGGCCGCATCCGGCAGCCCGTGTCGACGGTGGACCTGATGCCGACGCTCCTCGACGCCGCCGGGCTTCCGGTGCCGGCGAGCGTGCACGGGCGTTCGCTGCGCCCGCTGGTCGGCGGGGGCAGCGAACTCGACCGCCCGTTCTCGGTGTTCGTGCAGCTCAGCGAGGACGTCATCGGGCGCGCGGTGCGTACGGACCGGTGGAAGTACGTGGTGACGGCGCCCGACGGCCCCGACGGCCCGGACGCCTGGCACGAGCGCGCGGCCGACCGCTACCGGGAGACGGAACTTTACGACCTGGCGGCCGACCCGTACGAGTTGGAGAACCTGGTCGGGCTCACCTCGCACCGGCGGGTGGCGGACGGGCTGCGCGACGCGCTGGGCACCTGGCTGAAGGAGGTCGAGGGCGCGGCCCCGGTCATCGAGGCGGCCCGGCCCCGCACCCTGGACCAGCGTTCACCGTTCTCGTTCCCGGAGCACCGGGTGCCTTGGGAGGGCGTGCGTTTCGGCCACGCCTAG
- a CDS encoding YdeI family protein: protein MGTNEAAESVEGLPVVRLADGAELEDWLAAHHGDTPGGVWLLLGRSGSGFASPTSAEILDATLAYGWITGKRKARDAEAYLQKITPRRPRSLWSQVNVRQVEVLLAAGRMREPGLAEVRAARADGRWEAAYPSQKDATVPDDLAGALAAEPRAAAAFEALGKTDRYLIILSLWQARTAKTRAARIERAVARLAAD, encoded by the coding sequence ATGGGAACGAACGAGGCAGCGGAGTCGGTGGAGGGGCTTCCGGTCGTCCGCCTCGCCGACGGCGCGGAGCTGGAGGACTGGCTCGCGGCGCACCACGGCGACACGCCCGGCGGTGTGTGGCTGCTGCTCGGGCGGAGCGGCTCCGGCTTCGCCTCCCCCACGTCCGCCGAGATCCTGGACGCCACGCTCGCGTACGGCTGGATCACCGGCAAGCGGAAGGCGCGCGACGCGGAGGCCTATCTGCAGAAGATCACGCCGCGCCGCCCGCGCAGCCTGTGGTCGCAGGTCAACGTACGACAGGTCGAGGTGCTGCTGGCCGCCGGGCGGATGCGGGAGCCGGGGCTCGCGGAGGTGCGGGCGGCGCGGGCGGATGGTCGCTGGGAGGCCGCGTACCCCTCCCAGAAGGACGCGACCGTGCCCGACGACCTGGCGGGCGCGCTGGCGGCGGAGCCGCGCGCCGCGGCGGCGTTCGAGGCGCTGGGGAAGACCGACCGGTATCTGATCATCCTCAGTCTGTGGCAGGCCCGGACGGCGAAGACCCGGGCGGCCCGGATCGAGCGGGCGGTGGCACGGCTCGCGGCCGACTGA
- a CDS encoding GNAT family N-acetyltransferase: MAPDPSDPTDPTDPASRPAPLVTERLVLRPVRTRDLSAVTRLWTDPEVRRHLGGPVVESVIRIRRQRIVGAPGFHAVERAADGIVLGLVTVERAGRNGETEVSYQFLPEHWGQGYAREAVAAAVERALGEAPSVVAVTQEANGRSRRLLEAVGMTHAESFVEWDAHQVLYRRRRLP; the protein is encoded by the coding sequence ATGGCCCCCGATCCCAGCGACCCCACCGACCCCACTGACCCCGCGTCCAGGCCCGCCCCCCTCGTCACCGAGCGGCTCGTGCTGCGTCCCGTACGCACCCGGGATCTGTCCGCCGTGACCCGGCTGTGGACCGATCCGGAGGTACGGCGGCACCTGGGCGGACCGGTGGTCGAGTCCGTGATCCGCATCCGGCGGCAGCGGATCGTCGGCGCCCCCGGCTTCCACGCCGTCGAGCGGGCCGCCGACGGCATCGTCCTCGGCCTGGTCACGGTGGAGCGGGCGGGACGGAACGGGGAGACGGAGGTCTCGTACCAGTTCCTGCCCGAGCACTGGGGCCAGGGGTACGCCCGTGAGGCCGTCGCCGCCGCCGTCGAACGCGCGCTCGGCGAGGCGCCCAGCGTCGTCGCCGTCACCCAGGAGGCCAACGGGCGCTCCCGCCGCCTCCTGGAGGCCGTCGGCATGACCCACGCCGAGTCCTTCGTGGAATGGGACGCCCACCAGGTCCTCTACCGGCGCCGACGGCTCCCTTGA
- a CDS encoding VOC family protein, producing MAVELNHTVVYARDKRASAGFLAEVLGLEVGAPFGPFVPVDTGNRVTLDYYDAGDTPIMPSHYAFLVPDEEFETMIGRLERMGVTYYADPHHTEPGQINRLFGGRGAYFADPDGHNMEIMTRPYARP from the coding sequence GTGGCCGTCGAACTCAACCACACCGTCGTCTACGCCCGTGACAAGCGGGCCTCCGCCGGCTTCCTCGCCGAGGTGCTCGGCCTGGAGGTCGGAGCGCCCTTCGGGCCGTTCGTGCCGGTGGACACCGGCAACCGCGTCACTCTCGACTACTACGACGCCGGTGACACCCCCATCATGCCCAGCCATTACGCGTTCCTCGTCCCCGACGAGGAGTTCGAGACGATGATCGGACGTCTGGAGCGGATGGGCGTCACCTACTACGCCGATCCCCACCACACCGAGCCCGGGCAGATCAACCGTCTCTTCGGCGGCCGGGGCGCCTACTTCGCGGATCCGGACGGCCACAACATGGAGATCATGACGCGGCCGTACGCCCGCCCCTGA
- a CDS encoding ROK family protein, with amino-acid sequence MGSSTGASPGTGPGPGSAAAGSRPAGDCRRETNAATVLRTVLEHGPLARSAIARHSGLSPAAVSRQATDLLRHGLLRELPERAETAGPGRPQIPVDLHLGGTTGPVAGGVHLGVDVTSFGLVDLRGRVVARRRFAHVGADPRVLPASVARELRAFLTQHLGTRPLLGVGAALGGWVDPDRGRVVRHDALAWTHRPLAAELARGLGGPTVRVDNHARAVAQSEILFGRPEARRSLVHLFVGNVVDAALGIAGVVHQGPGSAAGEVAHLPVPDSNTPCACGRSGCLAATASNRALAETAYRRGIVPEPDTFLVVDAAATGDRRADRLLRERARAVGRAVALLLDVLNPDLVVVTELASLLDPCYLEEIQGAAVDHSHVCDDPERIVIPHAGPATMPVAAGTVLLNPLFRNPLQSLEGLAARE; translated from the coding sequence ATGGGCTCGAGTACGGGGGCGAGTCCAGGCACCGGCCCCGGCCCCGGTTCCGCCGCCGCCGGATCCCGCCCCGCCGGGGACTGCCGGCGCGAGACCAACGCGGCCACCGTCCTCCGTACCGTCCTGGAACACGGCCCGCTCGCCCGCAGCGCCATCGCCCGGCACTCCGGCCTCAGCCCCGCCGCCGTCTCCCGGCAGGCCACCGACCTGCTGCGGCACGGACTCCTCAGGGAACTCCCCGAACGCGCCGAGACCGCCGGACCCGGCCGCCCCCAGATCCCCGTCGACCTACACCTCGGCGGCACCACCGGGCCCGTCGCCGGCGGCGTCCATCTCGGCGTCGACGTCACCTCCTTCGGCCTCGTCGACCTCCGCGGCCGGGTCGTCGCCCGGCGCCGCTTCGCGCACGTCGGCGCCGACCCCAGGGTCCTGCCCGCCTCCGTCGCACGGGAGTTGCGCGCCTTCCTCACCCAACATCTGGGAACCAGACCCCTGTTGGGTGTCGGCGCCGCCCTCGGCGGCTGGGTCGACCCCGACCGCGGCCGGGTCGTCCGGCACGACGCGCTGGCCTGGACCCACCGCCCCCTCGCCGCTGAACTCGCCCGCGGTCTCGGCGGCCCCACCGTCCGCGTCGACAACCACGCCCGCGCCGTCGCCCAGTCCGAGATCCTCTTCGGGCGCCCCGAGGCCCGCCGCAGCCTCGTCCACCTCTTCGTCGGCAATGTCGTCGACGCCGCCCTCGGCATCGCCGGCGTGGTCCACCAGGGCCCCGGGTCCGCCGCGGGGGAGGTCGCGCACCTCCCCGTACCGGACTCCAACACCCCGTGTGCGTGCGGCCGTTCGGGTTGCCTCGCGGCGACCGCCTCCAACCGCGCGCTGGCCGAGACCGCGTACCGCCGGGGCATCGTCCCGGAACCCGACACCTTCCTCGTCGTCGACGCCGCCGCCACCGGCGACCGCCGCGCCGACCGGCTGCTGCGCGAACGCGCCCGCGCCGTGGGCCGCGCGGTCGCCCTGCTCCTCGACGTCCTCAACCCCGACCTGGTGGTCGTCACCGAACTCGCCAGCCTGCTCGACCCCTGCTATCTGGAGGAGATCCAGGGAGCCGCCGTCGACCACTCCCACGTCTGCGACGACCCGGAGCGCATCGTGATTCCCCACGCGGGCCCGGCCACCATGCCCGTCGCCGCCGGCACCGTCCTGCTCAACCCCCTCTTCCGCAACCCCCTGCAGAGCCTCGAAGGCCTCGCGGCACGGGAGTAG
- a CDS encoding VOC family protein, which produces MSAQTGSAAPHGYTSVAPWVVTDDTGAFLDFVTQAFGGEELARVATEDGSIGHGEIRVGDTVVLAFDRRPEWPVMPSLLRVFVADADEAFARSLAAGAEVVTALSDNAFGQRGGRVKDPFGNIWWVVAHVEDVPEDVMWKRLREPAYAESMRIAQETLDAELSGRPQGRSSAPVDPGQGPDQGA; this is translated from the coding sequence ATGTCCGCTCAGACCGGCAGCGCCGCCCCGCACGGCTACACCTCCGTCGCCCCGTGGGTGGTCACCGACGACACGGGAGCTTTTCTCGACTTTGTCACCCAGGCGTTCGGCGGGGAGGAGCTCGCCCGGGTCGCGACGGAGGACGGTTCGATCGGCCACGGCGAGATCCGGGTCGGCGACACCGTGGTCCTCGCCTTCGACCGTCGGCCCGAGTGGCCGGTCATGCCCAGCCTGCTGCGGGTCTTCGTCGCCGACGCGGACGAGGCCTTCGCGCGCTCGCTCGCGGCGGGCGCCGAAGTGGTCACGGCGCTCTCGGACAACGCCTTCGGGCAGCGCGGCGGCCGCGTCAAGGACCCCTTCGGCAACATCTGGTGGGTCGTCGCCCACGTCGAGGACGTCCCGGAGGACGTCATGTGGAAGCGCCTCCGGGAACCGGCGTACGCCGAGTCGATGCGCATCGCCCAGGAGACCCTCGACGCCGAGCTGTCCGGCCGCCCGCAGGGCCGCAGCAGCGCCCCGGTCGATCCCGGCCAGGGGCCGGACCAGGGGGCCTGA
- a CDS encoding PP2C family protein-serine/threonine phosphatase — protein MPSPLFADRPAQPPEPGAVDALISQTRRLRGEVDAVRRDSVAADEDDPHHRWQRALCELAVHQLDDLGAHLGQLKAGMPGPGPAPSDTAAAYAEAALETVPGQRVTGSLLSRVGSAEWDLLTDDVHWSDELFQIFGRPQENGPMSLDELPSMVFAEDQPVLQAMVTDCLIDGKPIDGEFRIVRTDGRVRTVHMTGEPVLDADGCTASMWAVLRDVSELRRSERAVRETRDSFQRHQHIEHTERRVAVELQEAVLPPWRGSLRFAHDGPAPLDVAGHYLPAATPGLIGGDWYDALALPGGDALLTVGDLTGHGVAATSSMAMLLGALRGMAVAGIRPGALMGHLNQLLETSVQPALGSAMCCRYDPAAQLLTWSQAGHPAPLLFRDGTGRALSRPEGVLLGATTSAVYEEAETRLCPGDLLLLHTDGLTRTAGRPDDGAGTERLLGLAERLAAARDAQDCVRAVLEEFGEGPREDDACVMVVRVGR, from the coding sequence ATGCCGTCCCCCCTCTTCGCGGACCGTCCCGCCCAACCGCCCGAGCCGGGCGCGGTGGACGCGCTGATCTCGCAGACGCGCCGGCTGCGCGGCGAGGTGGACGCGGTGCGCCGGGACTCCGTGGCGGCGGACGAGGACGACCCGCACCATCGCTGGCAGCGCGCTCTGTGCGAGCTGGCGGTGCATCAACTCGACGATCTCGGCGCCCACTTGGGCCAGTTGAAGGCCGGCATGCCCGGCCCCGGCCCCGCCCCCTCCGACACGGCCGCCGCCTACGCCGAGGCCGCCCTCGAAACGGTGCCCGGTCAGCGCGTCACCGGCTCGCTGCTCTCCCGGGTCGGCAGCGCCGAGTGGGATCTGCTCACCGACGACGTGCACTGGTCCGACGAGCTGTTCCAGATCTTCGGGCGCCCGCAGGAGAACGGGCCGATGTCCCTGGACGAACTGCCCTCGATGGTGTTCGCCGAGGACCAGCCGGTGCTCCAGGCGATGGTGACGGACTGTCTGATCGACGGGAAGCCGATCGACGGCGAGTTCCGCATCGTCCGCACCGACGGCCGGGTCCGCACCGTCCACATGACCGGCGAGCCCGTCCTCGACGCCGACGGCTGCACCGCCTCCATGTGGGCCGTCTTACGGGACGTCAGCGAGCTGCGCCGCAGCGAGCGCGCGGTCCGCGAGACCCGTGACAGCTTCCAGCGGCACCAGCACATCGAGCACACCGAGCGCCGGGTCGCGGTCGAGCTCCAGGAGGCCGTGCTGCCGCCCTGGCGCGGCTCGCTCCGCTTCGCCCACGACGGCCCCGCGCCGCTCGACGTCGCCGGGCACTACCTGCCGGCCGCCACACCGGGCCTCATCGGCGGCGACTGGTACGACGCCCTCGCGCTCCCCGGCGGGGACGCGCTGCTCACGGTCGGCGACCTGACCGGCCACGGCGTCGCCGCGACCTCCTCCATGGCGATGCTGCTCGGCGCGCTGCGCGGCATGGCGGTGGCCGGAATCCGGCCGGGCGCCCTCATGGGGCACCTCAACCAGCTCCTGGAGACCTCCGTCCAGCCCGCCCTGGGCAGCGCGATGTGCTGCCGCTACGACCCCGCCGCCCAGCTCCTCACCTGGTCCCAGGCCGGCCACCCCGCCCCGCTGCTGTTCCGCGACGGGACGGGGCGGGCCCTGAGCCGGCCCGAGGGGGTGCTCCTCGGGGCCACGACGAGCGCGGTGTACGAGGAGGCCGAGACCCGGCTGTGCCCCGGCGACCTGCTGCTCCTGCACACCGACGGACTGACGCGCACGGCGGGCAGGCCGGACGACGGCGCCGGTACGGAGCGACTGCTCGGGCTCGCCGAGCGGCTGGCCGCGGCACGGGACGCACAGGACTGCGTCCGAGCCGTGCTCGAGGAGTTCGGCGAGGGGCCGCGCGAGGACGACGCCTGCGTGATGGTGGTGCGGGTCGGGCGGTGA
- a CDS encoding SPW repeat protein yields MLQTRGVAAVEELVILAGIYAAVSAWTVHFSAAKPELAISNLIVGIALAGLGLCMSMAPERSQDLNFVVLLLGAWLIVSPWVVSRDAGSGAIISNVITGACVCLFALVAGGLLMSKRRT; encoded by the coding sequence GTGCTCCAGACCCGAGGTGTGGCGGCGGTCGAGGAACTGGTGATCCTCGCCGGTATCTACGCCGCGGTCTCCGCGTGGACGGTCCACTTCTCCGCCGCGAAGCCGGAGCTCGCCATCAGCAACCTGATCGTCGGCATCGCCCTCGCCGGTCTGGGCCTGTGCATGTCGATGGCTCCGGAGCGGTCCCAGGACCTCAACTTCGTGGTTCTGCTGCTCGGTGCGTGGCTGATCGTCTCGCCGTGGGTGGTCTCCCGTGACGCGGGGTCCGGCGCGATCATCAGCAACGTCATCACCGGCGCCTGTGTCTGTCTCTTCGCCCTCGTCGCCGGCGGTCTGCTGATGAGCAAGAGAAGGACGTGA
- a CDS encoding ATP-binding protein, protein MNWLIHDYRESDLAAVVHLIDTTAELGQESVFSLAECIGALTSRQPAVVAVHQGAPIGAALACVAGERAWVMRVAISSAWRGRGLASALLVELERRLVAARVGRIAYVLPEEELLGEGLLNAGYTRQPAVAYFEKVEPLHGPAANLLDDLGGRLLPADLWAKVAGMEREKDLIERRVVLPLAEPERAARHGVRPPRAIGLFGPPGTGKTTFARAIASRLGWPFVEILPSRLADEGNLAAALRAAFARIGELERVLVFIDEVEEIAPVRTEPVQPGGMHGVTNELLKLIPGFRERDERLLVCATNSIRSLDPAFLRPGRFDYLIPIGTPDKAARAAIWSRYTDARPEVDVDALVAASELFTPADIEHAARIAAQSSFERDLVAPAAPAAPGATTTDYLDAIGQCRPTVTPELIEQFESDITTHARF, encoded by the coding sequence ATGAACTGGCTGATCCACGACTACCGCGAGAGCGATCTCGCCGCCGTCGTCCATCTCATCGACACCACGGCCGAACTGGGCCAGGAGTCGGTCTTCTCGCTCGCCGAGTGCATCGGCGCGCTGACCTCCCGGCAGCCGGCCGTCGTCGCCGTCCACCAGGGCGCGCCGATCGGTGCGGCGCTCGCCTGTGTGGCAGGCGAACGCGCCTGGGTGATGCGGGTGGCGATCTCCTCGGCCTGGCGCGGCCGCGGCCTGGCCAGCGCGCTCCTGGTGGAGCTGGAACGGCGGCTGGTGGCCGCGCGGGTCGGGCGCATCGCGTACGTGCTGCCCGAGGAGGAACTCCTGGGCGAGGGGCTGCTGAACGCCGGGTACACGCGGCAGCCGGCCGTCGCGTACTTCGAGAAGGTCGAGCCGCTGCACGGACCGGCGGCGAATCTCCTGGACGACCTCGGCGGCCGGCTGCTGCCCGCCGACCTGTGGGCGAAGGTGGCCGGCATGGAACGGGAGAAGGACCTGATCGAACGGCGTGTCGTGCTGCCGCTGGCCGAGCCCGAGCGGGCCGCCCGGCACGGGGTGCGCCCGCCGCGCGCGATCGGTCTGTTCGGGCCGCCCGGCACCGGCAAGACCACGTTCGCCCGGGCCATCGCCTCCCGTCTCGGCTGGCCGTTCGTGGAGATCCTGCCGTCCCGGCTCGCCGACGAGGGCAACCTGGCCGCCGCGCTGCGCGCCGCGTTCGCCCGGATCGGCGAGCTCGAGCGGGTGCTCGTCTTCATCGACGAGGTCGAGGAGATCGCGCCCGTACGCACCGAACCCGTGCAGCCCGGCGGCATGCACGGGGTGACGAACGAACTCCTCAAGCTCATCCCGGGGTTCCGGGAACGCGACGAACGCCTGCTCGTCTGCGCCACCAACTCCATCCGCTCCCTCGACCCGGCCTTCCTGCGCCCGGGGCGCTTCGACTACCTCATCCCGATCGGTACGCCGGACAAGGCGGCCCGCGCGGCGATCTGGTCGCGCTACACGGACGCGCGGCCGGAGGTCGACGTGGACGCGCTGGTCGCGGCGAGCGAGTTGTTCACGCCCGCCGACATCGAGCACGCGGCGCGGATCGCCGCGCAGAGCTCCTTCGAGCGGGACCTCGTCGCACCGGCCGCGCCGGCCGCCCCGGGTGCGACGACCACGGACTACCTGGACGCGATCGGGCAGTGCCGGCCGACCGTGACGCCGGAGCTGATCGAGCAGTTCGAGTCCGACATCACGACGCACGCCCGCTTCTGA
- a CDS encoding DUF805 domain-containing protein, protein MNWYLDAFKKYATFSGRARRQAFWMFFLFNFIFSAVASILDSVLGITLISPIYVLAVLIPYLAVAVRRLHDTGRSGWWLLISLIPLVGFIILIVFWASEGEQQHNAHGPNPKLAPAY, encoded by the coding sequence GTGAACTGGTACCTCGACGCGTTCAAGAAGTACGCGACCTTCAGCGGCCGCGCCCGCCGCCAGGCATTCTGGATGTTCTTCCTCTTCAACTTCATCTTCTCCGCGGTCGCTTCGATCCTCGACTCGGTGCTGGGCATTACGCTCATCAGCCCGATCTACGTGCTCGCCGTGCTCATCCCGTACCTCGCGGTCGCGGTGCGCCGCCTGCACGACACGGGCCGCAGCGGCTGGTGGCTGCTCATCAGCCTGATCCCGCTGGTCGGCTTCATCATCCTCATCGTCTTCTGGGCCTCCGAGGGCGAGCAGCAGCACAACGCGCACGGCCCGAACCCGAAGCTGGCGCCCGCCTACTGA